The Armatimonadota bacterium genome contains a region encoding:
- a CDS encoding proteasome accessory factor PafA2 family protein, giving the protein MAGRMFGVETEYAFAALDERKRCLPPEGSVGLLWRAAASGLPHLKGHMDSRLYLQNGACMYVDCGLHPEYATPECTNPWEAVRHVSAGERILASLRERMVSSSAEVSEAFFLRSNVCYSSGATWGCHESYLHRADPDELSMQIIPHLVTRLVYTGAGGFDNTSSRLRFILSPRVPHMMRAVSNESTMDRGIFHTKNEPLCRGHNRLHLLCGESLCSQTASFLKIGATALVVAMIEGGLRPGDAVRFVDPLVAMQRFSGDVNCRAEVKGLCGEPLTALRVQRHYLELAESNSGAPFMPDWAPAVCVAWRSILDRLECAPGSVDRTLDWAIKHSLYSNFARERGVDWSRMVAPEAAPDVSRETPGEENDDPVMRRARFYRAIRRGLDQATGGLLEMEVPAWLAPQAAGRCPAPGEPDAPAGGGDSRFRHEICEIDARYGQIASDGVFASMDSSGTLNHRVEGVGDPETAVTEPPALGRARVRGEVIRRVAAEEDRYRCSWDVIEDTKGRRLLDLGDPWIACERWSDLAARSRPRES; this is encoded by the coding sequence ATGGCCGGCCGGATGTTCGGCGTCGAGACCGAGTACGCCTTCGCGGCCCTGGACGAGCGGAAGCGATGCCTCCCGCCGGAGGGCTCGGTCGGGTTGCTGTGGCGCGCCGCAGCTTCCGGCCTGCCGCACCTGAAGGGCCACATGGACAGCCGCCTGTATCTGCAGAACGGGGCCTGCATGTACGTGGACTGCGGGCTCCACCCGGAGTACGCTACGCCCGAGTGCACGAACCCCTGGGAAGCGGTGCGCCATGTCTCGGCGGGCGAGCGGATACTCGCGTCGCTCCGTGAACGCATGGTCTCGTCGAGTGCCGAGGTCTCAGAGGCGTTCTTCCTTCGATCCAACGTCTGCTACTCGAGCGGCGCTACGTGGGGATGCCACGAGAGCTACCTGCACCGTGCGGACCCGGACGAGCTTTCCATGCAGATCATACCTCACCTCGTGACGCGCCTGGTGTACACCGGGGCGGGCGGCTTCGACAACACGTCGTCCAGGCTGCGGTTCATCCTGTCGCCCCGTGTGCCCCACATGATGCGGGCCGTCTCGAACGAGTCCACAATGGACCGCGGCATCTTCCACACGAAGAACGAGCCGCTCTGCAGGGGGCACAACCGCCTGCACCTGTTGTGCGGCGAGAGCCTCTGCTCCCAGACCGCCTCATTCCTCAAGATCGGTGCTACTGCGCTCGTCGTCGCCATGATCGAGGGTGGCCTCAGGCCGGGCGACGCGGTGCGGTTCGTGGACCCGCTCGTCGCGATGCAGCGGTTCTCAGGCGATGTCAACTGCCGGGCTGAGGTCAAGGGCCTCTGCGGAGAGCCGCTTACGGCCCTCCGCGTGCAGCGGCACTATCTGGAACTTGCGGAGTCGAACTCCGGAGCGCCGTTCATGCCGGACTGGGCACCCGCGGTCTGCGTGGCATGGCGAAGCATACTGGACCGGCTGGAGTGCGCGCCCGGGTCGGTGGACAGGACGCTCGACTGGGCTATCAAGCACTCGCTCTACAGCAACTTCGCGCGCGAGCGCGGCGTGGACTGGAGCAGGATGGTTGCCCCCGAGGCCGCCCCGGACGTTTCTCGGGAGACTCCCGGCGAGGAGAACGACGATCCCGTCATGAGGCGCGCGCGGTTCTACCGGGCTATCCGCAGAGGACTCGACCAGGCGACCGGGGGCCTGCTCGAGATGGAGGTCCCGGCATGGCTCGCTCCCCAGGCGGCCGGCCGGTGTCCGGCACCCGGCGAACCGGATGCTCCGGCCGGCGGGGGTGATTCCCGCTTCCGCCATGAGATCTGTGAGATTGACGCGCGGTACGGGCAGATAGCCTCGGATGGGGTCTTCGCCTCGATGGACTCGTCCGGCACGCTGAACCATCGGGTGGAGGGCGTCGGCGACCCTGAGACCGCGGTGACTGAGCCGCCCGCGCTCGGCAGGGCGCGCGTGCGGGGCGAGGTGATCAGGCGCGTAGCGGCGGAGGAGGACAGATACCGCTGCTCCTGGGATGTGATCGAGGACACAAAGGGGCGCCGCCTGCTCGACCTTGGTGACCCGTGGATCGCCTGCGAGCGCTGGTCGGACTTGGCGGCGCGGTCCCGGCCTCGGGAGAGCTGA